The sequence CTCCATTATTTTCCAGTATTAGATATATTGATCATCATCTGCATGAGAGTGTAAAACAATTTGGAGCAGGTCCCAAACCTTCTGATAATATTTAACTCTAACAGCTAATTCAACAACCATGATCTATTTTGCACACCATCATGTTAGAATTAGATGTTACTTCTATAGTTGTAACATTATGTATATAATGAATCAACTGATATAGCTCAACAGACAAGCATAAAGGCCATAATAGATTTTGTAAATGAATGACAAAGATGTTGGGATCAAACATTATAGAACCTATAATAAAGCTGTGGCAGATTATGTTTGTTTATTAGCCACTAAAGTTTTCCCTAGAAACAGAAGAAAACTGGGACAAAACATCATGGGCAACACATACAGAGCTGATCAGTGGAGTTGCTAAAAGAGAATATTATACTTGAAAATATAAGCACAGAATAAGCCAAAACCTATGTTTGTTACCGATATTGTCATTAAATAGGAGACATGTTTGAACTAGAGGTGGCAGAAAAGAAATTGGCATTTATGCAAAGGTAGTATTCACTCACCGAGATTGCTGGAGGTATACCAACAAGTGGATCTTGAAAGAACCTGTTTGCAAGTGCAAGGGCCAGAAGACTGCTCTGCATTCCTGAAACcataagaaaaatcaattagACTGAGTCATAACTTCTTGGGGTATTATGATTGGTAATATAACAGATACAAGTAGAACCTGTCTCATAGGATAGTGTTCTTTGCAGTGCTTTCACATCAGGTGCCATACGAAAGGCAATGCCGGTAAAGGCATAACCAGTTATAAATGCTGACGCATGAAATGCACAAATGAGCAACAAAACGACTACTCCAAAAGGAGACAACAcggattttatatttaaagcaAGTGGTGCTCCTACACAGAGAGCTGTTACTATTACTGAAAGTGGAGGCAAAAATGGTCGAATAGCATCAGAAATCCGGGGAAAGAACCTGTAGGTGCAATCATATAAGATGCATAAGCACATTTTAGAAAAGAACATTGTGTTAATGAATTTATCCAGACTCAGTATATCACCGATTCAGAAACAAGCCTGCAGCAATTGGTGTAACTACAATCTGCAGAATGCTGGACACCATTCCTTTAACATCAACAGGTAGTCTCTTTCCAATAAGCAAGAGCGATAACAGTGGTGTGACAACTACTGCGGTGGCAGTAGACAAGGATGTCATGACAATACTTAGAGGGGCCATTGTTGGGTCCGTCAGAAAAGTAGCATAATTTGAGAGCTGTGCACCACTAACACAAGATACCAACATAATCCCAGCACCTGATTTGTATAATCAGAAATAGTTAGTACAGCCATACCAGAGTCTGGAAAACAGGGCAGGCCAAACCTCACCTATGGGTGTTGGAAGACCAAATACTACCACTGATACAATGCCAAAAAAATATCCAAGCATAGGCTTCACAAGATATTGACCAACATAACCAGTTAATATGGCAGCTGGTTTTTTAAAGGCTTCGAGGAAATCCTTTTCACTGGAATTAACCCCAACTGCAAACATCAAAAACCCTAAAGCAGGTGCATAGTACCTGAAAAcagatcaaataaaataattataatatattatggaaATACTAGATTCTTTTACTGAAAACTGACATTTCTTTCACATATGTAGATTTACATCTTCCCCAGCAGTAGGAAGATGCTTTACACAGCTGTTGAGATAAAGAATGACAATCCTATCTTTAGAAAAGTAATGACCAAGTTGAGAAAATCAACATGGAACATCCCCTCGGAAAATGGCAAAATTCTTTTCCATGTGTATTTTTTGTACCAAAAGAGGACAAATTTTTATAGGAAGGCCCTTTAAAATAGATCTCCAGAAAAGTCCATTGGTCCTCTTTCTTGAATATGTAGAGACGAAGAACACTTCTTTTTTGTCATAAAAGCACTTGAACAGATGCAAATTCATTTAAAACCATTCTTTCTCACAGCTGCTCCTGAATTTTATAATGCATGGAATTTACACATTCATAGACCATAAGATTCCTCTGAAGAAGATTTACAACCTGGTAGTAAACCATGTGAATGAAGGTGGATATATTAGAGCTAACAGTGTACTAGCAAGTACCACATGAGGCAGAAATGAATTTGCGTTCTTCAAGACATTAACAATAGAAATCTTCTCTTGCTGAACGGTCTGAAacccaccaaaaacaaaaaagaaaaaaaaaattaaaaccagtTTAGCAGAAACAGTTGATACTAAACAAATGAATAAGTACTTTGTCGTGACCAAACTCTGCAAATTGTGcacttaataaataaatgcattAACAACTGGGGCAAAGATGCACTCATTATCAAATtgtttattactaaaaatcagggtaaaaaaaaaaatgctgggTTTCACAATTACAAATGacaatgattttttcttttttgtcattaATCCTCAAGTAGTTCaacttatttcattatttgagcGATTTTGTATTATTAATGTGATAGCTTAACATTGATTAATGACTCCTTTCCATTATTTTACTGGTTTTGAGCTTTCTAGTTAAACCTTGAGCAAcccaaaagcaaacaaaaatggaaaattcagcgtagaaacaaaaataaataaataaataaaaataaaagtgaaagaaaCCGAGACGAAGGTAAATCGAGAAAACACCTCTATCGGTTCAGATACATATGA comes from Ziziphus jujuba cultivar Dongzao chromosome 6, ASM3175591v1 and encodes:
- the LOC107434622 gene encoding probable sodium/metabolite cotransporter BASS6, chloroplastic isoform X2, coding for MSIARVRMNLNATNQRQWQSQIHLPNPCRLSARNLSGLSRKLNLPISSSPSTISYSLSLRLSVRFRSGAPFRRCTSAEIPESDSDSGQSYVSEPIETVQQEKISIVNVLKNANSFLPHVVLASTLLALIYPPSFTWFTTSEKDFLEAFKKPAAILTGYVGQYLVKPMLGYFFGIVSVVVFGLPTPIGAGIMLVSCVSGAQLSNYATFLTDPTMAPLSIVMTSLSTATAVVVTPLLSLLLIGKRLPVDVKGMVSSILQIVVTPIAAGLFLNRFFPRISDAIRPFLPPLSVIVTALCVGAPLALNIKSVLSPFGVVVLLLICAFHASAFITGYAFTGIAFRMAPDVKALQRTLSYETGMQSSLLALALANRFFQDPLVGIPPAISTVIMSLMGFSLVTVWSKRKDQLC
- the LOC107434622 gene encoding probable sodium/metabolite cotransporter BASS6, chloroplastic isoform X1, giving the protein MSIARVRMNLNATNQRQWQSQIHLPNPCRLSARNLSGLSRKLNLPISSSPSTISYSLSLRLSVRFRSGAPFRRCTSAEIPESDSDSGQSYVSEPIETVQQEKISIVNVLKNANSFLPHVVLASTLLALIYPPSFTWFTTRYYAPALGFLMFAVGVNSSEKDFLEAFKKPAAILTGYVGQYLVKPMLGYFFGIVSVVVFGLPTPIGAGIMLVSCVSGAQLSNYATFLTDPTMAPLSIVMTSLSTATAVVVTPLLSLLLIGKRLPVDVKGMVSSILQIVVTPIAAGLFLNRFFPRISDAIRPFLPPLSVIVTALCVGAPLALNIKSVLSPFGVVVLLLICAFHASAFITGYAFTGIAFRMAPDVKALQRTLSYETGMQSSLLALALANRFFQDPLVGIPPAISTVIMSLMGFSLVTVWSKRKDQLC
- the LOC107434622 gene encoding probable sodium/metabolite cotransporter BASS6, chloroplastic isoform X3, encoding MFAVGVNSSEKDFLEAFKKPAAILTGYVGQYLVKPMLGYFFGIVSVVVFGLPTPIGAGIMLVSCVSGAQLSNYATFLTDPTMAPLSIVMTSLSTATAVVVTPLLSLLLIGKRLPVDVKGMVSSILQIVVTPIAAGLFLNRFFPRISDAIRPFLPPLSVIVTALCVGAPLALNIKSVLSPFGVVVLLLICAFHASAFITGYAFTGIAFRMAPDVKALQRTLSYETGMQSSLLALALANRFFQDPLVGIPPAISTVIMSLMGFSLVTVWSKRKDQLC